Genomic segment of Verrucomicrobium sp.:
CATGGGCCTGGCCCTGCTGGGGATGAGCATCCCGGCCTTCGTCGTCGGGCCGCTCCTCATCGTCCTCTTCGCCATCGGGCTGGGGTGGCTCGACGCGGCGGGGTGGTATTCCTGGAGCGACCGTGTCCTCCCCGTCCTCACCCTGGGCATCGGCGGCGCGGCGGGCCTGGCGCGGTTGACGCGCAACAGCATGATGGAGGTCCTCTCCCAGGACTTCATCCGCTCCGCGCGGGCGAAGGGGGCTTCCGAATGGGCCGTCGTCTTCCGCCACGCCCTGCCCAGCGGCATGACGCCCGTGCTGGCCGCCATGGGGCCGGTCCTGGCCGACGTCCTCACCGGCTCCTTCGCCGTCGAGATGATCTTCCAGATTCCCGGCCTGGGGCGGCTCTTCGTCAACGCCGCCTTCAACCGGGATTACACCATGGTGATGGGCTCGACCCTCTTCTACGCCCTCCTGCTTCTCCTCTTCAATTTGGTCTTCGACCTGGTGCTCGTCGCCCTCAACCCCCGCCTGAAAAATGAGCAGCGGTAGTCACCTGACCCCCTGGCAGCTCTTCCGCGTCCGCTTCCGGGCGAACCGGCTGGCGGTCGCCTCCCTCTGGTTCCTGGCGGCGATGCTCCTGCTGGTCGTCGTCGGCCCGTGGCTCTCCCCCTACACCTACGCGGTGAACGACCTGAAGCTCGGCGCGCACGGCCCCACCGTTCATCACTGGCTGGGGACCGACATGTTGGGGCGCGA
This window contains:
- a CDS encoding ABC transporter permease, whose product is MTRYVFRRLLEIVPVLFIVATLTFFLIHFVPGGPFSAAQNRTIPKEVLAHIEHHYALDQPVWKQYLLYLGHFLKGDLGPSYKYPTRTVNELIAQAFPVSAELGLWGLALAIFLGLPIGLLSALRPSTRYDYVPMGLALLGMSIPAFVVGPLLIVLFAIGLGWLDAAGWYSWSDRVLPVLTLGIGGAAGLARLTRNSMMEVLSQDFIRSARAKGASEWAVVFRHALPSGMTPVLAAMGPVLADVLTGSFAVEMIFQIPGLGRLFVNAAFNRDYTMVMGSTLFYALLLLLFNLVFDLVLVALNPRLKNEQR